One genomic region from Clostridium saccharobutylicum DSM 13864 encodes:
- a CDS encoding metallophosphoesterase family protein yields MRIPLRFDSYGNFKIVQFTDLHEGPNKDKAIDIMNKILEYEKPNMVVLTGDIIDGKCQSVDDVKLAINHVAEPMETRNIPWAIVFGNHDDEHNMMSKEEMMKFYMNFKYNVSQIGYKTFDRVGNYNILLKSSKDNSIPKFNLYFMDSGKYAPRFIGGYNWIKFTQICWYKKKALNLKIKYNKNIPALMFFHIPLQEFKKAYKNGVINGKRFEEESCPKINSGLFEFIYNVGDVKGVFVGHDHLNNYCSVFKEIKLGYGGYAGYRTYGEDYIPRGARVFLINELDPANFKTWVRQEGDSELNL; encoded by the coding sequence CTTAGATTTGATTCTTATGGTAATTTTAAGATTGTTCAGTTTACAGATTTACATGAAGGACCAAATAAAGATAAGGCAATAGACATTATGAACAAAATTTTAGAGTATGAGAAACCTAATATGGTAGTATTAACTGGAGATATTATTGATGGTAAATGTCAAAGCGTAGATGATGTGAAACTAGCTATTAATCATGTTGCAGAACCAATGGAAACTAGGAATATACCGTGGGCTATTGTTTTTGGCAATCATGATGATGAGCACAATATGATGAGTAAAGAAGAAATGATGAAGTTTTATATGAATTTTAAATATAATGTTAGTCAAATAGGTTATAAGACTTTTGATAGAGTTGGCAATTATAATATCCTTTTAAAAAGTTCAAAGGATAATTCTATACCTAAATTTAATCTTTATTTCATGGATTCAGGAAAATATGCACCTAGATTTATTGGTGGATATAACTGGATCAAATTCACACAGATTTGTTGGTATAAGAAAAAAGCACTAAATTTAAAAATTAAATATAATAAAAATATACCAGCTCTTATGTTTTTTCATATACCATTACAAGAATTTAAAAAAGCATATAAAAATGGTGTGATTAACGGTAAGAGATTTGAAGAAGAAAGTTGTCCTAAAATAAATTCTGGTCTTTTTGAATTTATTTATAATGTTGGGGATGTAAAAGGCGTATTTGTTGGACACGATCATCTAAATAATTATTGTTCGGTGTTTAAAGAAATTAAACTAGGTTATGGTGGATATGCTGGATATAGAACTTATGGTGAAGATTATATACCACGTGGAGCAAGAGTATTTCTTATTAATGAATTAGATCCAGCTAATTTTAAAACATGGGTGAGGCAAGAAGGGGATAGTGAATTGAATTTATGA